A genomic segment from Deltaproteobacteria bacterium encodes:
- a CDS encoding enoyl-CoA hydratase/isomerase family protein — protein MKSSKFLDKDRATWSCKPASRREPPGWDECPVPAGGRGNPRIGEEEEMPARCDINDDIAVLTMDFGSHNRFNRDFLKSFNGELDALERDGTARALVIINDSGNYFTEGMDIEWVMTLEKDEIVAFFLDLFRFFHRLFLYPLPVVAAMNGHAVASGLAFAMCSDYRILRENKAACVFPEVDLHIQPPPGCFRIIFHSLGTRNTELAFLSGKQYAGETALSMGFADELADAGSIRERAVSVAKEFAAKPTATYAAIKRSFRGATARAMLAEDEEFIRSSMDVGMFQGCDLTCLKSL, from the coding sequence ATGAAGTCGTCAAAATTTCTTGACAAAGACAGGGCAACGTGGTCCTGTAAGCCTGCTTCGCGGCGGGAACCCCCTGGCTGGGATGAATGCCCCGTTCCTGCCGGCGGCCGGGGAAATCCACGAATAGGGGAGGAAGAAGAAATGCCGGCACGGTGCGACATTAACGATGACATCGCCGTCCTGACGATGGATTTCGGTTCTCACAACCGTTTCAACCGGGATTTTCTGAAGAGCTTCAATGGGGAGCTTGATGCCCTTGAACGGGACGGTACGGCGAGAGCACTGGTAATAATCAATGACAGCGGCAACTATTTTACGGAGGGGATGGATATCGAGTGGGTCATGACGCTGGAAAAGGATGAGATCGTGGCCTTCTTTCTCGACCTTTTCAGATTCTTCCATCGGCTGTTCCTCTATCCGCTGCCGGTAGTCGCCGCCATGAACGGTCACGCCGTCGCCTCCGGCCTGGCCTTCGCCATGTGCTCCGACTACCGGATACTCCGGGAAAACAAGGCGGCATGTGTTTTTCCCGAAGTAGACCTCCACATCCAGCCCCCGCCGGGATGCTTCCGCATCATCTTCCATTCTCTGGGGACAAGGAACACGGAACTTGCCTTTCTCTCGGGGAAACAGTATGCGGGCGAAACGGCCCTGTCCATGGGATTCGCAGATGAACTGGCCGATGCGGGCTCGATACGCGAGCGGGCGGTCTCGGTGGCGAAGGAATTCGCCGCAAAGCCGACGGCCACGTACGCGGCGATCAAGCGGTCCTTTCGGGGGGCCACCGCCCGGGCCATGCTTGCGGAAGATGAGGAGTTCATCAGGAGCTCCATGGATGTCGGCATGTTCCAGGGATGTGACCTTACGTGCCTTAAATCATTATAA
- a CDS encoding MFS transporter: MNNNGTFYGWRLLAVFWCVYCINVGFVFYGANVINTLMVQDLAMSRKTLGAGFALFHLIQSGLSAPFIAYLINRRGIRCTLALGSILAAIGAVLMTTIVTTPILFLAVFGILIGFGIGFGGVLGVQTGVTIWFVRKRALAMSLALTAAGIGGFIAAPALNLIMTEAGGNWKTGWLCLAALCTAAFLLSLCFVKNRPSDLGQVPYGADEATEYSEEGSPHTSVGVYHTTRQWTARDALRTGTLWLVFAGILGFLVPYLFCVSHGVIHLIDQGFPPITAALSLGLITLFSIIGRLAGGLLGDRIEPRYLWAGALLLECAGIFLCMHAEQALSLYLYSVFVGIGFGCAFILMPTIIGNYFGPNAFASIMGVISPLFTLFSSASPFAGGLIYDGTGSYDIAFIGSCLFCVAGFAAILAAGPRHERSHVC; encoded by the coding sequence ATGAACAATAACGGAACATTTTATGGTTGGCGGCTTCTCGCCGTTTTCTGGTGTGTCTACTGCATCAATGTGGGCTTTGTCTTTTACGGGGCCAACGTGATCAACACTCTCATGGTGCAGGACCTCGCCATGAGCCGCAAGACCCTGGGGGCCGGTTTCGCCCTCTTCCACCTGATCCAGAGCGGTCTTTCCGCACCCTTCATCGCCTATCTGATCAATCGCAGAGGGATTCGCTGCACTCTTGCCCTCGGGTCCATCCTTGCCGCGATCGGGGCCGTCCTGATGACCACGATCGTGACCACTCCGATCCTCTTTCTCGCCGTTTTCGGCATTCTCATCGGCTTCGGCATCGGCTTCGGCGGCGTTCTGGGCGTTCAGACGGGGGTGACGATCTGGTTCGTCAGGAAGAGGGCACTTGCCATGTCGCTCGCCCTCACCGCGGCGGGTATCGGCGGTTTCATCGCCGCCCCGGCATTGAACCTCATCATGACGGAAGCCGGCGGTAACTGGAAAACGGGATGGCTTTGTCTGGCGGCTCTCTGCACCGCGGCCTTTCTTCTCAGCCTGTGCTTCGTCAAGAACAGACCCTCAGACCTCGGGCAGGTCCCCTATGGAGCGGATGAAGCGACGGAATACAGCGAAGAAGGTTCGCCACATACCTCCGTGGGAGTGTATCACACGACCAGACAGTGGACGGCCCGGGACGCTCTCCGGACCGGGACGCTGTGGCTCGTTTTTGCGGGGATACTGGGATTCCTTGTTCCCTATCTCTTTTGCGTCTCCCATGGCGTCATCCATCTCATCGACCAGGGGTTCCCGCCGATCACCGCCGCCCTGTCCCTCGGTCTGATAACCCTTTTCAGCATCATCGGCAGGCTCGCGGGTGGATTGCTCGGCGACAGGATAGAACCCCGGTACCTGTGGGCGGGCGCGCTGCTCCTGGAGTGCGCCGGCATTTTTCTGTGCATGCACGCCGAACAGGCCCTGTCTCTCTATCTCTATTCCGTCTTTGTCGGCATCGGATTCGGCTGCGCCTTTATCCTGATGCCGACCATCATCGGCAATTACTTCGGACCGAACGCCTTCGCCTCCATAATGGGGGTCATCTCACCGCTTTTCACGCTCTTCTCCTCGGCGTCTCCCTTTGCGGGCGGCCTGATATACGACGGAACCGGCAGTTACGATATCGCCTTCATCGGTTCCTGTCTTTTCTGCGTGGCAGGTTTTGCGGCGATCCTGGCGGCCGGGCCGCGTCACGAAAGGTCGCATGTCTGTTGA
- a CDS encoding HAD-IIB family hydrolase, translating to MIPSIAVIGRETVLGIEGFFFDIDDTFTTGGKIHPAAYDALWNLRSCGIRIVPVTGRPAGWCDHIARMWPVDGVVGENGAFYFWMDEREGKLNKRFLDPEEVRREKRVRLDRIGDEILRAVPGTARASDQPYREADLAIDYCEDVTPLDQTAVETICRIFERHGAHCKVSSIHVNGWFGAYDKLSMVKHFIRERWNSDPDRKKDRFFFCGDSPNDEPMFEFFPCSAGVGNLRRFADRMKGLPAYIADREGGEGFAEIVAVFLRYRVEETGENGQ from the coding sequence ATGATCCCTTCAATTGCTGTCATCGGCCGTGAAACGGTCCTGGGTATCGAGGGGTTCTTCTTCGATATCGACGATACCTTTACGACAGGAGGAAAGATCCATCCCGCGGCGTACGACGCGCTGTGGAACCTGCGGTCCTGCGGGATCAGGATCGTACCTGTGACCGGCAGGCCTGCCGGCTGGTGTGATCATATCGCCCGCATGTGGCCCGTCGACGGTGTCGTCGGTGAGAACGGCGCCTTCTATTTCTGGATGGACGAGAGGGAAGGAAAATTGAACAAACGGTTCCTTGATCCCGAAGAGGTCCGGAGAGAAAAGAGGGTGAGATTGGACAGGATCGGTGATGAAATACTCAGAGCCGTTCCCGGCACGGCCCGTGCGAGCGACCAGCCTTACCGCGAGGCGGATCTTGCCATAGATTACTGTGAGGACGTAACGCCGCTGGATCAGACCGCCGTTGAGACGATATGCCGCATTTTCGAGCGTCACGGGGCACACTGCAAGGTATCTTCCATTCATGTCAACGGATGGTTCGGGGCCTATGACAAACTTTCCATGGTGAAACACTTCATCAGGGAACGGTGGAACAGCGACCCCGACAGAAAAAAGGACCGGTTCTTCTTCTGCGGCGACTCACCCAATGATGAACCGATGTTCGAGTTCTTTCCCTGCTCGGCAGGTGTCGGGAACCTCCGTCGCTTTGCCGATCGGATGAAAGGCCTTCCCGCCTATATCGCCGATCGGGAAGGGGGAGAAGGGTTCGCGGAAATTGTCGCGGTGTTCCTTCGGTACCGGGTTGAAGAAACGGGGGAGAACGGTCAGTAG
- a CDS encoding CoA-binding protein, whose amino-acid sequence MDFFFDPDGIAVIGANDNPMKGGYHILRNVLGGYEGPVYPVNPRFESLQGIPCYQNLESIPERFDLVIYFISADHLPSTIEACAGKGVRGIIIESAGFAEVGPGGRALQKECVSLAAKHHMRLWGPNCMGLLDAHRRHVFSFMYTEDWKTLMNPGNCSFIVQSGMLSAGFLMMILERGGLHISKMCSIGNKCDVNETELLEYLIADDDSEVIGLYIESIVEPRRFMELCRSTDKPIVVLKGGRSPSGARAAMSHTASLAGDDRIMRNAFAQAGVTPVYDVTELMDLMRGFSKTKGSRNNGGTAVITFSGGSGIVTADFLNDYGLPLAQLSDETLHAVKEVFPPWMEPSNPVDVWPAIEKNGVEKVYSHVIEAIMHDDGVDSLIIHVFSFMMTPDVLKPLNELKDRLAKPVAVWGFGMRDSYEQFRKGVEETGIPVFDEIERGVRFIAAAKKHFHRHSPAR is encoded by the coding sequence ATGGACTTTTTCTTTGATCCTGATGGAATCGCCGTCATCGGCGCCAACGATAACCCGATGAAAGGCGGATATCATATTCTCCGGAACGTCCTGGGCGGATACGAGGGCCCTGTGTACCCCGTCAATCCCCGGTTCGAATCCCTCCAGGGAATTCCCTGTTATCAAAACCTTGAATCCATTCCGGAGCGCTTCGATCTCGTCATATACTTCATTTCCGCCGATCATCTGCCATCCACCATCGAAGCCTGCGCCGGGAAGGGGGTCAGGGGGATCATCATCGAATCGGCCGGATTCGCCGAGGTCGGACCGGGAGGCCGTGCGCTTCAGAAGGAATGTGTGTCCCTTGCCGCAAAACATCATATGCGACTCTGGGGTCCGAACTGCATGGGGCTCCTAGATGCCCACCGGCGGCACGTGTTTTCCTTCATGTACACCGAAGATTGGAAAACTCTCATGAACCCGGGGAACTGTTCTTTCATCGTGCAGAGCGGCATGCTCTCGGCGGGATTTCTCATGATGATCCTTGAACGGGGCGGGCTTCATATCAGCAAGATGTGCTCGATCGGGAACAAATGCGATGTCAATGAAACGGAACTCCTGGAGTATCTCATCGCCGATGATGATTCGGAGGTGATCGGACTTTACATAGAATCCATCGTCGAACCCCGGCGATTCATGGAACTGTGCCGGTCCACGGACAAGCCCATTGTCGTTCTGAAGGGCGGGCGGAGCCCCTCCGGCGCCCGTGCCGCCATGAGCCATACGGCAAGCCTGGCGGGCGACGACAGGATCATGCGAAACGCTTTTGCACAAGCCGGCGTCACACCCGTGTACGACGTGACGGAACTGATGGATCTCATGAGGGGATTCTCAAAAACAAAAGGAAGCAGGAACAACGGCGGAACCGCCGTCATCACTTTTTCGGGCGGCAGCGGGATCGTAACGGCGGATTTTCTGAACGATTACGGCCTCCCCCTGGCACAACTCTCCGACGAGACCCTCCATGCCGTCAAGGAGGTCTTCCCCCCCTGGATGGAACCGTCAAACCCCGTTGATGTCTGGCCGGCGATCGAAAAAAACGGCGTCGAAAAGGTGTATTCACACGTTATTGAGGCGATCATGCACGATGACGGTGTCGATTCTCTTATCATTCATGTCTTCTCCTTTATGATGACACCGGACGTTCTGAAGCCGCTGAACGAATTAAAGGACCGCCTGGCAAAGCCCGTCGCCGTCTGGGGTTTCGGCATGCGCGACTCCTACGAGCAGTTCAGAAAAGGCGTCGAGGAAACGGGCATCCCCGTTTTCGACGAAATCGAACGAGGGGTCAGGTTCATCGCAGCGGCAAAGAAACACTTCCACAGGCATTCCCCGGCTCGCTGA
- the ugpC gene encoding sn-glycerol-3-phosphate ABC transporter ATP-binding protein UgpC: MAHVLLKNVVKRFGKVEVVHGVNLEFYDNEFIVLVGPSGCGKSTILRMIAGLEKVTKGEIYINEVLVNDIAPKDRGIAMVFQNYALYPHMNVFDNMSFGLKLSKTPKEKIRQRVQEVAGILELQDYLKRKPHELSGGQRQRVAMGRAMVRDPMIFLFDEPLSNLDAKLRTQMRTEIKLLHQKVKSSIIYVTHDQIEAMTLADRIVVMNDGYIEQVGRPIDLFEGPANTFVAGFIGSPPMNLVPARIMYTKGGFQLDFNGALRLPVPEKPDSALQENMDVIMGIRTEDFSIDNGTNGYPEEWKVEGVVEVVEPLGGETNMHMDIQGVRFTARSEGRRIIRVGERLKLAINLNHLHIFDAKTSASIY; the protein is encoded by the coding sequence ATGGCCCATGTACTCCTGAAAAATGTGGTGAAACGGTTCGGCAAGGTCGAAGTTGTTCACGGCGTCAATCTGGAATTTTACGATAACGAATTCATCGTTCTCGTCGGCCCATCGGGCTGCGGCAAGTCAACGATACTCCGCATGATTGCAGGCCTGGAAAAGGTAACGAAAGGCGAGATTTACATAAACGAAGTACTCGTCAACGATATTGCGCCGAAAGACCGGGGTATCGCGATGGTGTTCCAGAACTACGCCCTCTATCCCCACATGAACGTTTTCGATAATATGTCCTTCGGACTCAAGCTGAGCAAAACGCCAAAGGAGAAAATCCGGCAGCGGGTTCAGGAAGTTGCGGGGATCCTGGAGCTTCAGGATTACCTGAAACGAAAACCCCACGAACTTTCAGGAGGGCAGCGCCAGCGTGTCGCCATGGGCCGGGCCATGGTCCGGGATCCCATGATATTTCTCTTTGACGAACCCCTTTCAAACCTGGATGCGAAACTGCGAACCCAGATGCGAACGGAGATAAAGCTCCTCCATCAGAAAGTCAAGTCATCCATCATCTATGTCACCCACGACCAGATAGAGGCCATGACCCTCGCGGACCGGATCGTTGTCATGAACGACGGCTATATCGAGCAGGTGGGACGCCCCATCGATCTCTTCGAAGGACCGGCGAACACCTTCGTGGCGGGCTTTATCGGAAGTCCTCCCATGAATCTGGTCCCGGCAAGGATCATGTATACCAAAGGCGGTTTTCAACTTGATTTCAACGGCGCCCTCCGGCTGCCGGTCCCCGAAAAACCCGACAGCGCTCTTCAGGAAAACATGGACGTCATTATGGGTATCAGGACGGAAGATTTCTCCATCGACAACGGCACGAACGGGTATCCCGAAGAATGGAAGGTCGAGGGTGTTGTCGAGGTGGTGGAACCCCTGGGTGGTGAGACCAACATGCATATGGACATTCAGGGGGTCCGGTTCACCGCGCGGAGCGAAGGGCGGCGTATCATACGCGTGGGAGAGCGACTGAAACTGGCGATCAACCTGAACCACCTTCACATATTCGACGCGAAGACATCCGCCTCCATCTACTGA